The following proteins come from a genomic window of Acinetobacter baumannii:
- a CDS encoding OmpA family protein, whose product MSINPIELLKEKVSSTILNNQDGYLGEKTNALSKFYPILLSLLAAKPDLIGQLKNSLAPSLSDLFSHNEQIKNTVLTHLSGTAPNNEIENTLNSALKPSLNAISDVAGNDQQSIVNYLRQHAETIRSYLPGWAVGLLAPLGIGAGLSSVTSSTAPPLAAATETTGKSRGFLPIIALIILGLLIAWLWRSCQHKEATPVPETKAASGVEAAAAPATLTLSTDDKGAVSQCQAGIGDQGFLATLQTQVKQVFSATKDCDVDTSQTYAAAFTDKDALAGVLGALKGIPNASLEWVGDKITLKAGDAAALEALTAKVKALVPHTEVVASAPETAEQSVSNSLSASQTALTAIDPNNVDVNALVKALNLQIINFASGSSDIPADNKAILDQAATLLNKVSGVKLDVGGHTDSTGNAAANKALSQRRAQAVVDYLVSKGVDASKLVAKGHGSEQPVADNTTEEGRFKNRRIEFSVAQ is encoded by the coding sequence ATGTCGATAAACCCTATAGAACTGCTTAAAGAAAAAGTATCTTCAACAATATTAAATAATCAGGATGGATACCTCGGCGAAAAAACAAACGCTTTATCTAAGTTTTATCCAATTCTACTTTCATTATTAGCTGCTAAACCTGATCTTATAGGACAATTGAAAAACAGTTTGGCTCCGTCATTATCCGATCTTTTTTCTCATAATGAGCAAATTAAGAATACTGTGCTTACCCATTTAAGCGGTACAGCACCAAATAATGAAATCGAAAATACCCTCAATAGCGCATTAAAACCGAGCCTTAATGCTATTTCTGACGTAGCCGGAAATGATCAACAAAGTATTGTGAACTATTTACGTCAGCATGCTGAAACGATCCGTTCATATTTACCAGGATGGGCCGTGGGCTTATTAGCTCCATTAGGTATTGGAGCTGGTTTATCTTCTGTAACTTCATCGACAGCACCGCCACTTGCAGCAGCAACAGAGACTACGGGCAAATCTCGTGGTTTTTTACCCATTATTGCGCTCATTATTCTTGGGTTATTAATTGCTTGGTTGTGGCGCTCTTGCCAGCATAAAGAAGCTACACCTGTACCTGAAACTAAAGCTGCAAGCGGTGTAGAGGCTGCGGCTGCTCCAGCTACTTTAACTTTAAGTACCGATGATAAAGGTGCCGTGAGCCAGTGTCAGGCTGGAATTGGCGATCAAGGTTTCTTGGCGACTTTACAAACTCAAGTTAAACAAGTCTTTTCAGCTACTAAAGATTGTGATGTTGATACAAGTCAAACTTATGCGGCTGCTTTTACCGATAAGGATGCTTTAGCAGGAGTGTTAGGTGCATTAAAAGGTATTCCAAACGCTTCTTTAGAATGGGTGGGTGACAAGATTACATTGAAAGCAGGTGATGCTGCAGCGTTAGAAGCGTTAACTGCTAAAGTAAAAGCACTTGTTCCACATACTGAAGTTGTTGCCTCAGCACCAGAAACAGCTGAACAGTCTGTAAGCAACAGTTTAAGTGCTTCGCAAACAGCCTTAACTGCAATTGACCCGAATAATGTAGATGTAAACGCACTAGTTAAAGCACTTAATTTACAAATTATTAACTTTGCGAGTGGCTCAAGTGACATTCCTGCAGATAACAAAGCTATTCTTGATCAAGCAGCAACCCTTTTAAATAAAGTGTCTGGTGTTAAATTAGATGTAGGCGGTCACACCGACTCAACAGGGAATGCCGCTGCTAATAAAGCGCTTTCTCAACGACGTGCTCAAGCAGTAGTAGATTATTTAGTTTCTAAAGGAGTGGATGCTTCTAAACTGGTTGCTAAAGGCCATGGTTCAGAACAGCCAGTTGCAGACAATACGACCGAAGAAGGACGCTTTAAAAACCGTCGTATTGAGTTTTCAGTAGCTCAATAA
- the rlmKL gene encoding bifunctional 23S rRNA (guanine(2069)-N(7))-methyltransferase RlmK/23S rRNA (guanine(2445)-N(2))-methyltransferase RlmL, protein MNTSLRLNHYWITCADGLETLLQEEIEQLGTKVTERKAGRLIIEGTLEHAYRICMWSRLASRVLLPIHTYELERTHDARDVAEELYEGAISFDWSLIFAPQSTFAIRLHAEREIKVNTQFATLRVKDGVVDSFMEAVGRRPSIDTKQPEITLYVLAGKTEHTYCLDLSGDSLHKRGYRRFMTDAPIKENLAAAILQKAKLQERNPEIVLDPMCGSGTFIIEALMILTDRAPGLVRRFGFNGWHGHDRELWLSLKAEAAERHEKALEQPLPKFYAYDADWEAVKATRENIIAAGFEKLLGDIQIEERTLADWPDFGAENKTAFIVTNPPYGERLGDKASNRSLYLGLSALLQKNFPNQYAAIIAAQIEQADVLAFEAPETLRLMNGKLPIYVRFGTVKPEKVTQPFLANWQAQPVEMEEAQDFANRLQKNMTALKKWATKENIYCLRLYDADLPDFNLAVDLYGDRLHVQEYAPPKKIDPEKAKKRFNLALAAIRAVTGLNRDAIFIKTRARQTGTNQYTKQSTANKRFIVQEGKAKILVNLTDYLDTGLFLDHRQMRLRIAQEARGKHFLNLYSYTSTASLHAALGGAASTTSVDLSNTYLSWSKENFVLNGLTVDHADEQHMFFASDCFEWLKEGHEQYDLIFIDPPTFSNSKKFHGTFDVQRDHVSLIKRAMNRLTSEGTLYFSNNYRGFEMDEEIEALYDVEEITSETIGPDFKRNQKIHRAWKIQHPGLN, encoded by the coding sequence ATGAATACCTCTTTACGTTTAAACCACTATTGGATTACTTGTGCTGATGGTTTAGAAACCCTCTTACAAGAAGAAATAGAACAGCTTGGCACCAAAGTGACAGAACGTAAAGCAGGACGTTTAATCATTGAAGGAACGCTTGAACATGCTTACCGTATTTGCATGTGGTCACGTCTTGCTTCACGTGTTTTACTTCCAATTCATACTTATGAACTTGAACGTACCCACGATGCGCGTGATGTAGCAGAAGAGCTTTATGAAGGTGCAATTAGTTTTGATTGGTCACTTATTTTTGCACCACAAAGTACCTTTGCAATTCGCTTACATGCAGAGCGTGAAATTAAGGTAAATACGCAGTTTGCAACCCTTCGTGTAAAAGACGGTGTTGTTGATTCCTTTATGGAAGCTGTAGGTCGCCGCCCAAGTATTGATACCAAACAACCAGAAATTACATTATATGTGCTTGCGGGCAAAACCGAGCATACCTACTGTCTAGATTTATCTGGTGATTCATTACATAAACGCGGCTACCGTCGTTTCATGACAGATGCGCCAATTAAAGAAAACCTCGCAGCGGCAATTTTACAAAAAGCCAAGCTTCAGGAACGTAACCCGGAAATTGTACTTGACCCAATGTGTGGTTCAGGCACATTTATTATTGAAGCATTAATGATTTTAACTGATCGTGCGCCGGGTCTTGTACGTCGTTTTGGTTTTAATGGCTGGCATGGTCATGACCGTGAACTTTGGCTTTCACTCAAAGCCGAAGCAGCAGAGCGTCATGAAAAAGCACTTGAACAACCGTTACCTAAGTTTTATGCATACGATGCTGACTGGGAAGCTGTAAAAGCAACACGCGAAAACATTATTGCAGCAGGTTTTGAAAAGCTACTAGGCGATATTCAAATTGAAGAGCGCACTTTAGCAGACTGGCCAGATTTCGGTGCTGAAAATAAAACTGCTTTTATCGTTACCAACCCTCCATATGGTGAGCGCTTAGGTGACAAAGCTTCTAACCGTTCTCTTTACTTAGGCTTATCTGCCCTCTTACAAAAGAACTTCCCAAATCAATATGCAGCAATCATTGCCGCACAAATTGAACAAGCGGATGTTTTAGCATTTGAAGCACCAGAAACATTACGCTTAATGAATGGTAAATTACCGATTTATGTTCGTTTCGGTACAGTTAAACCTGAAAAAGTCACTCAACCATTCTTGGCAAACTGGCAAGCTCAACCTGTCGAAATGGAAGAAGCTCAAGACTTTGCTAACCGTTTGCAAAAGAACATGACTGCCTTGAAAAAATGGGCAACCAAAGAAAATATCTATTGCTTACGTTTATACGATGCAGACCTCCCTGACTTTAACCTTGCTGTAGACTTATATGGCGACCGTTTACATGTTCAGGAATATGCACCACCTAAAAAGATTGATCCTGAAAAAGCAAAAAAACGTTTTAACTTAGCGCTTGCTGCTATTCGTGCGGTAACAGGATTAAATCGCGATGCAATCTTTATTAAAACACGTGCGCGTCAAACTGGTACCAATCAGTACACCAAACAAAGTACAGCCAATAAACGTTTCATCGTGCAAGAAGGTAAAGCTAAAATTTTAGTGAACCTGACTGACTACCTTGATACTGGTTTGTTCCTTGACCACCGTCAAATGCGTTTACGTATTGCTCAAGAAGCACGTGGTAAGCACTTCTTAAATCTTTATAGTTATACCTCGACAGCCAGCTTACACGCGGCCTTAGGCGGCGCTGCAAGTACAACCAGTGTAGATTTATCTAATACTTACTTGAGCTGGTCAAAAGAAAACTTCGTTTTAAACGGTTTAACGGTAGATCATGCAGACGAACAGCATATGTTCTTTGCAAGTGACTGTTTTGAATGGTTAAAAGAAGGTCATGAACAATATGATCTTATTTTTATTGATCCGCCAACATTCTCTAACTCTAAAAAGTTCCACGGTACTTTTGATGTGCAGCGCGATCACGTCTCTTTAATTAAACGTGCAATGAACCGCTTAACAAGTGAAGGTACACTTTACTTCTCAAATAACTATCGTGGTTTTGAGATGGATGAAGAGATCGAGGCTTTATATGACGTTGAAGAAATTACTTCTGAAACGATTGGACCCGATTTTAAACGTAATCAAAAAATCCACCGTGCATGGAAAATTCAGCATCCTGGATTAAATTAA
- a CDS encoding dihydroorotase: protein MSIVKIENVRVLDPIQKTDSVQTVYLQDGKLVAPVDQVEQTIDGQGKWLMPTMVDLCARLREPGQQQHGTLKSEGKAARANGILHVITPPDSKPIVQDNGALIHGLIEKAWHDGGIHMHIIGAQTQGLNGKQPANMAGLKKGGCTAVSNANAAFENDDVVVRTLEYAAGLGLTVVFYAEEPQLAKDGCAHEGFIASRQGLPMIPAIAETVAIAKYLLMIEATGVKAHFGLLSCGASVELIRAAKAKGLPVTADVAMHQLHLTEQLIDGFNSLAHVRPPLRSEQDKELLRQGLKQGVIDAICTHHEPLSSSAKMAPFAETQPGITAFDTYVALGIQLINEGLFEPLEWVTKVTSAPAQVANMTARWQAEAGWVLVDPKLSWTVSKDTILSQGKNTPLLGQKLTGKVLQTFAV from the coding sequence ATGAGTATTGTAAAAATTGAAAATGTACGTGTGTTAGACCCAATCCAAAAAACAGATAGCGTACAAACTGTATATCTTCAAGACGGTAAACTCGTTGCTCCAGTCGACCAAGTTGAACAAACTATTGATGGTCAGGGTAAATGGTTAATGCCAACTATGGTTGATTTGTGCGCACGTTTGCGTGAACCGGGTCAACAGCAGCATGGAACGTTGAAATCAGAAGGTAAAGCTGCACGTGCTAACGGTATTTTGCACGTCATTACGCCGCCAGACTCAAAGCCGATTGTACAAGACAACGGTGCGCTCATTCACGGCTTAATTGAAAAAGCTTGGCATGATGGTGGTATTCACATGCATATCATCGGTGCCCAGACTCAAGGTCTAAATGGTAAGCAACCAGCAAATATGGCAGGCCTAAAAAAGGGTGGCTGTACTGCTGTTTCAAATGCGAATGCTGCTTTTGAAAATGACGATGTCGTTGTTCGTACATTAGAGTACGCTGCGGGTCTTGGTTTAACCGTCGTTTTCTATGCTGAAGAGCCACAACTTGCTAAAGATGGCTGTGCTCATGAAGGTTTTATTGCATCACGTCAAGGTTTACCAATGATTCCTGCAATTGCAGAAACCGTAGCGATTGCAAAATATCTACTTATGATTGAAGCGACAGGTGTTAAAGCTCACTTTGGTTTATTGTCTTGTGGTGCTTCGGTCGAATTAATTCGTGCTGCAAAGGCAAAAGGTTTACCGGTTACTGCCGATGTAGCGATGCATCAGTTACATTTAACTGAGCAACTAATTGATGGCTTTAATTCACTTGCACATGTTCGTCCACCATTACGTTCTGAGCAAGATAAAGAGCTTTTACGCCAAGGTTTAAAACAGGGTGTAATTGATGCAATCTGTACCCACCATGAGCCTTTAAGCAGTTCAGCCAAAATGGCTCCATTTGCAGAGACCCAACCGGGTATTACTGCATTTGATACTTATGTGGCTTTAGGTATTCAGCTCATTAATGAAGGTCTATTTGAACCTTTAGAATGGGTAACTAAAGTGACAAGTGCTCCTGCCCAGGTAGCAAATATGACAGCACGTTGGCAAGCTGAAGCAGGGTGGGTGTTAGTAGATCCTAAGTTAAGCTGGACTGTAAGTAAAGACACTATTTTATCTCAAGGGAAAAACACCCCTTTACTGGGTCAAAAGCTTACAGGTAAAGTCTTACAAACTTTTGCTGTTTAA
- a CDS encoding aspartate carbamoyltransferase catalytic subunit, with protein MHIAALHQPSQVQLNQDGNLKHFLTIEGLSKENLTKILDTAQSFLDDNNNLINRPLLEGRTVMNLFFENSTRTRTTFEAAAKRLSANVLNIDIARSSTSKGETLRDTLWNLEAMAADIFVVRHSSSGAAHFIAKDVCPKVAIINAGDGRHAHPTQAMLDMLTIRRETKKPFEDLSVAIIGDIKHSRVARSDVAALQTLGCKDIRVIAPNTLLPVGFSEYGDHVRLFNNMDEGITGCDVIIALRIQNERIDSPALSSQSEFYRMYGLNKERLSLAKPDCIVMHPGPMNRGVEIDSSIADGEQSVILKQVTNGIAVRMAVLALSMQGQLQEQGLIEAIAL; from the coding sequence ATGCATATTGCAGCGTTGCATCAACCGAGCCAGGTTCAGCTCAATCAAGACGGAAATTTAAAACATTTTTTAACGATTGAGGGCCTTTCAAAAGAAAACCTCACTAAGATTTTAGATACCGCGCAAAGCTTTTTAGATGATAATAATAATTTAATTAACCGCCCGCTTTTAGAAGGTCGGACGGTTATGAATCTCTTCTTTGAAAACTCCACCCGTACTCGTACTACTTTTGAAGCAGCAGCAAAACGTTTGTCTGCCAATGTATTGAACATTGATATTGCACGTTCAAGCACGTCAAAAGGTGAGACTTTACGAGATACGCTTTGGAACCTCGAAGCAATGGCTGCCGATATTTTTGTTGTACGTCATTCATCTTCAGGTGCTGCACATTTTATTGCTAAAGATGTATGTCCGAAAGTCGCAATTATTAATGCCGGAGATGGACGTCATGCCCATCCAACGCAAGCGATGCTCGATATGCTCACTATTCGCCGTGAGACGAAAAAACCATTTGAAGACTTGAGTGTTGCCATTATTGGTGACATTAAACACTCTCGCGTTGCGCGTTCAGATGTAGCTGCACTTCAAACACTCGGATGTAAAGATATCCGTGTGATTGCGCCGAACACCTTATTACCAGTTGGTTTTTCAGAATATGGCGACCATGTTCGTTTGTTCAATAACATGGATGAAGGCATTACCGGTTGTGATGTGATTATTGCTTTACGTATTCAAAATGAACGTATCGATTCACCAGCATTATCTTCGCAATCTGAATTTTACAGAATGTACGGTTTAAACAAAGAGCGCCTTAGCTTGGCTAAACCGGACTGTATTGTTATGCATCCGGGACCAATGAACCGTGGTGTAGAAATTGATTCGAGTATTGCTGATGGCGAACAGTCAGTGATTTTAAAACAGGTCACTAACGGTATTGCAGTTCGTATGGCTGTGCTGGCGTTGTCTATGCAAGGGCAACTCCAAGAACAAGGTTTAATTGAAGCGATTGCGTTGTAA
- a CDS encoding glutathione S-transferase family protein yields MLKILGRDNSINVRKVLWLCDELNLTYEREDWGIGFRSAQSPEFLQLNPNGQIPVILDGDLVLWQSNSIIRYLANAYDKDHILYPTQAKQRAIIDQWIDWQAIELNNSWTYAFMSLIRHSALHQDPNLLQQGIDQWNKQMQILDQQLAKTQAYVAGTEFTLADIPIGLSVQRWKATPFDHPALKHVDQYFERLNQRKGFLKWGNNGQP; encoded by the coding sequence ATGTTAAAAATCTTAGGGCGTGATAATTCTATTAATGTTCGCAAAGTCTTATGGCTATGTGACGAATTAAATCTTACATATGAGAGAGAAGATTGGGGAATAGGTTTCCGCTCCGCTCAATCTCCTGAATTTTTGCAATTAAATCCTAATGGTCAAATTCCAGTGATTTTAGATGGCGACTTAGTCCTTTGGCAGTCGAATAGCATTATACGTTATCTAGCAAATGCTTATGATAAAGACCATATACTCTACCCAACTCAAGCTAAGCAAAGAGCTATTATTGACCAGTGGATTGATTGGCAAGCTATAGAACTGAATAACAGTTGGACTTATGCATTTATGTCGCTCATTCGACATTCAGCCCTTCATCAAGATCCGAATTTGTTACAACAAGGTATTGATCAGTGGAATAAACAGATGCAGATTCTCGATCAACAACTTGCAAAAACTCAAGCCTATGTTGCAGGTACTGAGTTTACCCTAGCCGATATACCAATTGGGCTGTCTGTGCAACGCTGGAAAGCAACTCCTTTTGACCATCCAGCGCTTAAACATGTCGACCAATATTTTGAACGTTTAAATCAGCGTAAAGGCTTTTTAAAATGGGGCAATAACGGTCAACCTTAA
- a CDS encoding Rossmann-like and DUF2520 domain-containing protein gives MKISLLGSGRVAFHLAKVLLAQGHHIAQVYARDFEKTQKFSKQIKSKACQSLHEFQPTDLIILAVSDSAIAELAKQVHEIFPETLMVHTSGSTDIQVISNIHEKAGVFYPLQTFSLERDVDWQATPLFVEATNKDDLVILSDLANSLSKRVYQYTSKQRLTLHLAAVFACNFSNYCFDMAKQVVDAEQVDFGFLYPLILETAKKATENDPKQMQTGPAMRGDQNILVMHQSLLAQANRDDLKQVYQLLSDGIVKRHHSS, from the coding sequence ATGAAAATTAGTTTGTTAGGGAGTGGGCGTGTTGCCTTTCATTTGGCAAAGGTACTGTTGGCTCAAGGTCATCACATCGCACAAGTTTATGCGCGTGATTTTGAGAAAACCCAAAAATTTTCTAAACAGATTAAATCAAAGGCTTGTCAGTCTCTTCATGAATTTCAACCTACTGATTTAATTATTCTGGCAGTTTCAGACAGTGCTATTGCTGAGCTTGCAAAGCAGGTACATGAGATATTCCCAGAAACGCTTATGGTCCATACCTCGGGTAGCACAGACATTCAAGTCATCAGTAATATTCATGAAAAAGCAGGGGTGTTTTATCCTCTGCAAACATTCAGTCTTGAAAGAGACGTTGATTGGCAAGCCACACCATTATTTGTAGAGGCGACCAATAAAGACGATTTAGTCATACTTTCTGATTTAGCAAATAGCCTAAGTAAGCGAGTGTATCAATACACCTCCAAACAGCGTTTAACTTTGCATTTGGCAGCCGTGTTTGCCTGTAATTTTAGTAATTATTGTTTTGATATGGCAAAGCAAGTTGTAGATGCGGAGCAGGTCGACTTTGGCTTTCTTTACCCATTAATTCTGGAAACAGCAAAAAAAGCTACTGAAAATGATCCAAAGCAAATGCAAACAGGACCTGCAATGCGAGGAGATCAGAATATCTTGGTAATGCATCAAAGCTTATTAGCCCAAGCAAATCGAGATGATTTAAAACAGGTTTATCAACTTTTAAGTGATGGCATCGTAAAGCGCCATCACTCATCTTAA